In Anthonomus grandis grandis chromosome 5, icAntGran1.3, whole genome shotgun sequence, the following are encoded in one genomic region:
- the LOC126736500 gene encoding monocarboxylate transporter 12-like, translating into MGEKVYKKITVDGVVYQIQPPDGGWGLLVALATTIIYICTVVPMAGFGTIFKDFLKKFGDETSNAALTNGLFNTVSFFTGLLATILLNKISFRKVALLGSMFHLIGTIGTIFATNMPQLITFLGIFQGMGFGLLLPAALSAFNAYFDEKLQMWMSISQTGMVIGYILMPPIAAWFIKALEFRGSLIFLAGLSALTVPAALILQPVKWHMKMTIHKETDKEIELSVINKQIEEEEEPLNKGERKVDKPTKPSLWQATKVSLSLLTDPKYLNLSIGLALCFTADIQFYPIIPLILGNVGFTSSQIALILSVYFGADLVARICMSIISIFVKYQCRRLFYWGALFSALLRIVWLLNDNFWYKITVMAVLGVLRCFIETLVSLVISEAYPDKFSSAFSLYMFVNGFTCLICGFLMSGVKDYTHSDTMVCHVLTAAFAISVISWTIEMFILRKKNKK; encoded by the exons ATGGGTGAAAAAgtctataaaaaaatcaccgttGATGGGGTAGTTTATCAGATTCAACCTCCTGATGGGGGTTGGGGTTTATTAGTCGCACTGGCCACCACAATTATATAT ATTTGCACAGTGGTTCCCATGGCAGGTTTCGgtacaatttttaaagattttcttaaaaaattcggGGATGAAACCAGTAATGCCGCTTTAACAAATGGCTTATTTAATACCGTAAGCTTTTTCACCG GTTTATTAGCGACCATcttactgaataaaatatcatttagaAAAGTCGCTTTGTTAGGATCAATGTTTCACTTAATAGGGACAATTGGCACCATATTTGCCACCAACATGCCGCAACTGATCACGTTTTTAGGGATTTTTCAAG GCATGGGATTTGGTTTGCTTCTACCAGCAGCATTGTCAGCATTTAATGCTTATTTTGATGAGAAGTTACAGATGTGGATGAGCATTTCCCAGACAG GTATGGTAATCGGTTACATTCTAATGCCCCCGATAGCAGCCTGGTTCATTAAGGCACTGGAATTCCGGGGTAGTTTGATCTTTTTGGCGGGACTTAGCGCTCTGACTGTTCCTGCTGCCTTAATTCTACAGCCTGTCAAATGGCATATGAAAATGACCATCCATAAAGAGACTGATAAGGAAATAG aaCTCtctgttattaataaacaaatagaagaagaagaggaGCCGCTTAATAAAGGGGAAAGAAAAGTGGATAAACCAACTAAACCATCCTTATG GCAAGCAACCAAGGTCTCACTGTCTCTTCTTACAGACCCGAAGTACCTGAACTTAAGCATTGGGCTTGCGCTATGCTTCACAGCTGACATACAATTTTACCCAATCATACCGCTTATACTTGGCAACGTCGGTTTTACTAGTTCTCAGATTGCCCTTATACTGAGCGTGTATTTTGGGGCGGATTTGGTAGCCAGAATCTGCATGtcaattatttctatttttgtcAAGTACCAGTGTAGGCGTCTGTTTTATTGGGGGGCCTTATTTAGTGCCCTTTTGAGAATTG TTTGGCTCctaaatgacaatttttggtATAAAATAACCGTTATGGCAGTTTTGGGCGTTCTAAGATGTTTTATAGAGACCCTGGTTTCTTTGGTGATATCGGAGGCGTATCCAGATAAATTCTCGTCGGCGTTCTCTTTGTACATGTTTGTCAATGGGTTTACGTGTCTCATATGTGGATTTCTCATga gtGGTGTTAAGGACTACACCCACAGCGACACCATGGTTTGTCATGTTCTGACGGCAGCGTTTGCCATTAGTGTCATTAGTTGGACAATAGAAATGTTTATCCTaaggaagaaaaataaaaaataa